In one window of Xiphophorus hellerii strain 12219 chromosome 23, Xiphophorus_hellerii-4.1, whole genome shotgun sequence DNA:
- the clp1 gene encoding polyribonucleotide 5'-hydroxyl-kinase Clp1, which yields MAAEGVEKTSEDASSSGKVCTRFDLEKETELRFEVEAGEAADQVEMELLTGMAEVFGSELNRNKKYTFGPGSKIAVFTWQGCSVNLYGKPEVAYVSKDTPMLLYLNTHAALEQMRKQAERENERGPRVMVVGPTDVGKSTVCRMLLSYAVRVGRRPTLVELDVGQSGVSVPGTVSALCIERPADVEEGFSVQAPLVYHFGSTTPGTNIKLYNKLTSCLAEVFSQRCEVNRKASVGGCIINTCGWVKGSGYQALVHCASTFQVDVVLVLDHERLYNELKRDLPHFVRVVLLPKSGGVVERSKECRRETRDEKIREYFYGFRGLSFFPFSYEVRFSDVRIYKIGAPSIPDSCLPLGMSQDDTQLKLVPVTPGRDLTYHMLSVSSVDDGDEDARKSIVESPVCGFIVVTNVDTQAQVMKVLSPAPRPLPRHTLLIMDIRFMDMK from the exons ATGGCAGCAGAGGGTGTGGAAAAGACCAGTGAAGATGCATCTTCTTCGGGGAAGGTGTGCACCAGGTTCGACCTGGAGAAGGAGACCGAGCTTCGCTTCGAGGTGGAGGCCGGAGAGGCCGCGGATCAGGTGGAGATGGAGCTCCTGACGGGGATGGCTGAGGTCTTTGGCTCTGAGCTGAACCGCAACAAGAAATACACTTTCGGACCAGGCTCCAAGATCGCAGTTTTCACTTGGCAGGGCTGCAGTGTGAATCTGTATGGAAAGCCAGAG GTGGCCTATGTGTCCAAGGATACTCCTATGCTGCTCTACCTGAACACCCATGCTGCCCTGGAACAGATGAGGAAACAAGCTGAGCGGGAAAATGAGAGGGGGCCCAGA GTGATGGTAGTGGGACCTACAGACGTGGGGAAGTCCACAGTGTGCCGGATGCTTCTGAGCTATGCTGTGAGAGTTGGAAGGAGACCTACGCTGGTGGAACTGGATGTTGGACAGAGTGGG GTTTCTGTTCCAGGGACAGTATCAGCTCTGTGCATCGAGCGTCCTGCAGACGTGGAGGAGGGCTTCTCTGTCCAGGCTCCTTTAGTTTATCACTTTGGTTCTACGACTCCTGGAACCAACATCAAACTTTACAACAAG CTGACATCGTGCCTGGCCGAAGTGTTTTCTCAACGCTGTGAGGTAAACAGGAAGGCCAGCGTTGGCGGCTGCATCATCAACACCTGTGGCTGGGTGAAGGGTTCTGGGTACCAGGCTCTGGTCCACTGTGCCTCCACCTTCCAGGTGGATGTGGTGCTTGTGCTGGACCATGAGAGGCTCTACAATGAACTCAAACGGGACCTGCCGCACTTTGTACGTGTTGTGCTGCTGCCGAAGTCCGGAGGAGTGGTGGAACGCTCCAAGGAGTGCCGGCGGGAGACTCGGGATGAAAAGATCCGCGAGTACTTCTATGGCTTCCGCGGGCTGTCCTTCTTCCCTTTCTCTTATGAAGTGCGATTCTCGGATGTTCGCATCTACAAGATAGGGGCGCCGTCCATCCCAGACTCCTGCCTGCCACTGGGAATGTCTCAGGACGACACGCAGCTGAAACTGGTGCCGGTAACTCCAGGGAGGGACCTGACGTATCACATGCTGAGTGTGAGCAGCGTCGATGACGGAGACGAAGACGCCAGGAAGAGCATTGTGGAGAGCCCCGTCTGCGGATTCATTGTGGTCACAAACGTTGACACTCAGGCACAGGTGATGAAAGTGCTGTCACCTGCACCCAGACCACTGCCCAGACACACGCTGCTCATCATGGACATTCGCTTTATGGACATGAAATGA
- the selenoh gene encoding selenoprotein H, with the protein MASKAGRRGTKRKAGEVQTFTEEKKEKGEEESGQNGVKVVIEHCKSURVYGRNAEEVKSALLAARPGLTVVLNPEKPRRNSFEITLLDGGKETSLWTGIKKGPPRKLKFPQPDSVVAALQEALKTE; encoded by the exons ATGGCGTCCAAAGCAG GCCGCAGAGGGACGAAGCGCAAAGCGGGGGAAGTTCAGACATTTacggaggagaagaaggagaaaggagaggaggagagcggCCAAAATGGCGTGAAAGTGGTCATTGAACACTG CAAAAGCTGACGAGTGTATGGGCGTAACGCCGAGGAGGTGAAATCTGCCCTTCTGGCTGCCCGCCCCGGGCTGACGGTGGTCCTCAACCCCGAGAAGCCCCGCAGGAACAGCTTCGAGATCACCCTGCTGGACGGAGGCAAAG AAACATCTCTTTGGACGGGAATAAAGAAGGGTCCACCTCGTAAGCTGAAGTTTCCTCAGCCAGACAGTGTTGTTGCTGCTCTGCAGGAAGCTCTTAAGACTGAATAA
- the rtn4rl2b gene encoding LOW QUALITY PROTEIN: reticulon-4 receptor-like 2b (The sequence of the model RefSeq protein was modified relative to this genomic sequence to represent the inferred CDS: deleted 2 bases in 2 codons) codes for METRRTVRSSRAHNFKSGLTLWLILWLVVVKPGGVSQCPRLCVCYPTPMTVSCQSQNLTMVPAGVPYDSQRVFLQNNRITELRADSFGFETQVLWLYGNNITWIEAGAFSNLRILEELDLGDNPSLRHLEGGAFRGLEKLQSLHMHRCKLATLPHDIFHKLYSLQFLYLQENQLHSLQDDLFSDLVNLTHLFLHGNRIRALSENVFRGLVNLDRLLLHDNRIRQVNRRAFRDLGRLTILYLFNNSLAELPGQTMKDTQGIQFLRLNSNPWSCGCESRPLWEWFRKARISSSEVVCTSPSQRRGQDLRFLREMDFALCPMPDPGSMAGTTTTTFSTKTRWWFSKHKPASSSKASFQKSSENVKTLPFSPVKPQYPPKKPAETLPYKYELSADEAALPKLDPEEYWANYGNEDSSIRCVELDCAPSYDSAAFPSSSSSTITPSHLHFLSFFIVTLLLHFLLS; via the exons ATGGAGACCCGTAGGACCGTGAGGAGCTCCAGAGCTCACAACTTCAAGA GTGGACTGACCCTTTGGTTGATTCTGTGGCTGGTGGTGGTGAAGCCGGGCGGGGTTTCT CAGTGCCccaggctgtgtgtgtgttaccctACGCCCATGACGGTCAGCTGCCAGTCCCAGAACCTTACCATGGTTCCAGCTGGAGTACCCTACGACTCCCAACGAGTCTTCCTGCAGAACAACCGCATCACAGAGCTTCGCGCAGATTCCTTTGGCTTCGAGACACAG GTGCTTTGGCTGTATGGAAACAACATTACATGGATTGAGGCCGGAGCTTTCAGCAACCTCAGGatcctggaggagctggaccTGGGCGACAACCCTTCGCTGCGGCACCTGGAAGGTGGAGCATTCAGGGGGCTGGAGAAGTTGCAGAGC TTGCACATGCATCGCTGCAAGCTGGCCACTCTCCCCCATGATATCTTCCACAAGCTGTACAGCCTCCAGTTTCTCTACCTGCAG GAAAATCAACTCCACTCTCTGCAGGACGACCTCTTCTCAGATCTGGTTAACCTGACCCATCTATTCCTGCATGGGAACCGAATCCGTGCCCTCTCTGAGAATGTGTTCAGAGGCCTGGTCAACCTGGACCGCCTCCTTCTCCATGACAACCGCATCCGGCAGGTGAACCGTCGGGCTTTCCGCGATCTGGGTCGCCTGACGATCCTTTACCTTTTCAACAACTCTCTGGCCGAGCTGCCAGGCCAGACCATGAAGGACACCCAGGGCATCCAGTTCCTGCGCCTCAACAGCAACCCCTGGTCCTGCGGCTGTGAGTCCCGTCCCCTCTGGGAGTGGTTCCGCAAAGCCCGCATCTCCTCCTCGGAAGTCGTGTGCACCTCCCCATCCCAGCGTCGTGGCCAGGACCTCCGATTCCTGCGTGAGATGGATTTCGCCCTCTGCCCCATGCCTGACCCCGGCTCCATGGCCGGAACCACAACCACCACCTTCAGCACCAAGACGCGCTGGTGGTTCTCCAAGCACAAGCCTGCATCTTCATCGAAGGCTTCGTTCCAGAAGAGCTCAGAGAATGTGAAAACCTTACCCTTCTCCCCCGTAAAGCCTCAGTATCCCCCCAAGAAGCCCGCTGAAACCTTACCCTACAAGTACGAACTGTCCGCAGACGAGGCAGCTCTTCCCAAGCTGGATCCGGAAGAGTACTGGGCCAACTATGGAAATGAAGACTCCTCCATCCGCTGCGTCGAGCTGGACTGTGCTCCCAGCTATGACAGTGCAGCTTTcccttcatcctcctcttcaaCCATCACTCCATCCCATCTCCACTTCCTCTCCTTCTTCATAGTAACACTCCTACTCCATTTCCTGTTAAGCTGA